A window of Desulfovibrio oxyclinae DSM 11498 genomic DNA:
CCTGATTGGCGTGATCGCCCAGCACGGCCTTCAGTGCAGCGTGCAGCAGGTGCGTGGCGGTGTGGTTGCGTGCAGAGGCCAGACGCTGCTCGCGATTCACCGTCATGACGGCGGTTTCGCCGGTCTTGATCTCGCCTTCATCCACGAGCAGACGATGGCCGGTCAGCGCGGGCGCGGGCTTCACGGTGTCCGCCACTTCCGCCTTGCCGGAGGGCGTCTCCACCAGTCCCTGATCGCCAAGCTGTCCGCCGGATTCACCGTAGAACGGGGTCAGCTGCGTGACCAACCAGCCGGACTCGCCGGCCTTGATGGATTCGACACGCTCACCGCTCTCGCTCAGCAGCGCCACCACGGTGGATTCTGCCGCGAGAGCGTCATAGCCGGTGAAATCGCAGGTGAGGGACTCTTCCAGCAGAGTCTGGAACGTGGAGGCCACGTCCTTTTCGCCGGACCCCTTCCAAGCCTTCTTGGAGCGCTCCTTCTGCTCGTCCATCAGCTTGTTGAAACCGGGTTCGTCAACGCCGAGGCCTCGCTTTTCAGCCACGTCGTTCACGATGTCGATGGGAAATCCGTAGGTGTCGTAGAGCTGGAAGACCACTTCGCCCGGAACAATGGACGCCTTCTGCGCCACCAGTCGGTCGAGGTCGGTTTCGAGCATTTCCAATCCCTTGTCGAGGGTCTTGGCAAAACGCTCCTCTTCCTCCCTGACCACCTTGACCATGAAGTCACGATGCTCGTTCAGTTCGGGATAGTGCCCGCCCATGTCATCGCAGACCTTGGAGGCGGTCTTGTACAGGAACGATTCGTCAAAGCCGAGCATCCGTCCGAAACGGTAGGCGCGGCGAATCAGGCGGCGCAGCACGTAACCGCGGCCCTCGTTGGACGGCAGCACCTGATCCGGAATCAGGAAGGCAATGGCGCGGGAGTGGTCGGCAATGACCCGAAGCGCGGTGTCCTTGTCACAGTCGTCACCGTACTTCACGCCCGCCATGTCCGCGGTGTGATTGATGATGGAAAGGAACAGGTCGGTGTCGTAGTTGGAGTACACGCCCTGACACACCGCAGCGATGCGCTCCAGCCCCATGCCGGTGTCGATGGACGGACGCGGCAGGTCCGTGCGGGTGCCGTCAGCCGCCTGATCGTACTGCATGAACACGAGGTTCCAGATCTCAAGATACCGATCGCAATCGCATTGCCCGATGCCGCAATCCGGACCGCAGCACATGTGCTCGCCCTGATCGATATGCACCTCGGAACAGGGACCGCAAGGCCCGGTGTCGCCCATGGACCAGAAGTTGTCCTTCTCGCCCAGTCGATAAATGCGCTCGGAAGGGACGTCGCACAGGCGCTTCCACATCTCGCCCGCTTCATCGTCGTCCTTGTAGATGGTGATGTACAGCTTGTCCTTGGGCAGGCCCAGCTCTTCAGTCAGGAACTCCCAGCAGAACTTGATGGCGTCTTCCTTGAAATAATCGCCGAACGAGAAGTTGCCGAGCATCTCGAAGAAGGTGTGGTGCCGCGCGGTGCGCCCCACGTTCTCAAGGTCGTTGTGCTTGCCGCCCACACGCAGGCACTTCTGCGAGGTGGTGGCGCGGGAATAGCCCCGCTTCTCCTGCCCGAGGAACAGGCGCTTGAACTGCACCAT
This region includes:
- the alaS gene encoding alanine--tRNA ligase, with protein sequence MKAQEIRERFLKYFESKGHTIVESSPLIPKDDPTLLFTNAGMVQFKRLFLGQEKRGYSRATTSQKCLRVGGKHNDLENVGRTARHHTFFEMLGNFSFGDYFKEDAIKFCWEFLTEELGLPKDKLYITIYKDDDEAGEMWKRLCDVPSERIYRLGEKDNFWSMGDTGPCGPCSEVHIDQGEHMCCGPDCGIGQCDCDRYLEIWNLVFMQYDQAADGTRTDLPRPSIDTGMGLERIAAVCQGVYSNYDTDLFLSIINHTADMAGVKYGDDCDKDTALRVIADHSRAIAFLIPDQVLPSNEGRGYVLRRLIRRAYRFGRMLGFDESFLYKTASKVCDDMGGHYPELNEHRDFMVKVVREEEERFAKTLDKGLEMLETDLDRLVAQKASIVPGEVVFQLYDTYGFPIDIVNDVAEKRGLGVDEPGFNKLMDEQKERSKKAWKGSGEKDVASTFQTLLEESLTCDFTGYDALAAESTVVALLSESGERVESIKAGESGWLVTQLTPFYGESGGQLGDQGLVETPSGKAEVADTVKPAPALTGHRLLVDEGEIKTGETAVMTVNREQRLASARNHTATHLLHAALKAVLGDHANQAGSLVGPDRLRFDFTHIKALTPEEIADIEERVNRAILDASPVVREIMSIEAAREKGATALFGEKYEADVSVVEVPGVSMELCGGTHLENTGQIGTFAILSESGVAAGIRRIEAATGANALEYFNGRRKAAEEAAKMLKAKPEDLPEKLSALQKQVKEMSKEMEKLQAKLASGAGRDLMSETEEIGGVKVLAARLEAPNMKVILDQLDDLRSRMDSGIIALTAEHEGGKVSLAIAVTKDLHDRFKAGELIKPVAAEVGGSGGGRPDLARAGGSNPAGIDAALAKVKELIG